In Jannaschia sp. W003, the genomic stretch GCCGACGGCCGGGCCGACGTCCCGCCCGCGGGCCCCGCCGCGAAACGCCCGGCCCGGATGCATGGGCGGTTTTCCCCCGCGCGGCGGGCCCGCGACCTTGCCGTCGCCCTCCGCCGCCCGCAGTGTCCCGCTCGATGTCCCAGGTCGCCTTCGACAGCCGCACCGACCGGATCGGGTCGGCCATCGCGCTCCGCGTCACCGCGGCCGCCTTCGCCACCGGCATCGGGATCTGCATCCACGGCGCCTCGAAGGCGGGGGCCACCACCGGGCAGGTGGTGCTGATGCGCGCGGCCCTGTCGATCCCGTTCCTCCTGCTCTGGGCCTCGTTCGCCGGCCCCCTCGCGGACCTGGTGCCCCGCGCGCCGCGCAAGCACCTGCTGCGCGGCGCGGTGGGCGGCGCGGTGATGGCGCTGAACTTCTACGCCCTCGGGCAGCTCCCCGTCGCCCACGCCCAGACCCTCAGCTACCTCACGCCCGTCCTCATGGTCCCCGCCGCCGTCGTGCTGCTCGGCGAGCGCCTGTCGGTGCGCGCCGTGCTGGCCGTCGCCATCGGGTTCCTGGGCATGCTGGCGATGCTCTACACCTCGGTGGCCCGCCCCGAATGGGGCGCGGCGGAGCTGTCGGGCATGGCGGCGGGCATCCTGTCGGCCTGCCTCATGGCGCTGCTGCGGGTGTTCGTCCGGGCCATGACCGCGACCGAGACCACCATCTCGATCGCGCTCAGCTTCGCGTTGATCGCCAGCGCGGTGGGCCTCGGCGTCACGATGTTCACCGGCTGGACGCCGATGACGGTCACCCTCTGGGCCTGGCTGCTGGGAGCGGGCGCGTTCGGGGCCGTGACCCACATCGCC encodes the following:
- a CDS encoding DMT family transporter, translated to MSQVAFDSRTDRIGSAIALRVTAAAFATGIGICIHGASKAGATTGQVVLMRAALSIPFLLLWASFAGPLADLVPRAPRKHLLRGAVGGAVMALNFYALGQLPVAHAQTLSYLTPVLMVPAAVVLLGERLSVRAVLAVAIGFLGMLAMLYTSVARPEWGAAELSGMAAGILSACLMALLRVFVRAMTATETTISIALSFALIASAVGLGVTMFTGWTPMTVTLWAWLLGAGAFGAVTHIAATEASARAPVTTLAAYDYTGLVFAVAFDFALFAHLPEAWGWVGIALIASAGLMSAWTPRPEGTFLRLK